One Oryza sativa Japonica Group chromosome 8, ASM3414082v1 DNA window includes the following coding sequences:
- the LOC4344909 gene encoding probable LRR receptor-like serine/threonine-protein kinase At1g56130, with the protein MQRKRRDDDGEPAKRSMGRRCGGGGGGHGWQLGLYYCLVVACSCVVATQAQAHQAPRTDPVEVAALNAILGRWGTKPPTTWNITGDPCSGIAIDETTDIDNSETINPGIKCDCSYDNTTVCHITKLRVYALDVVGPIPAELENLTYLANLNLQQNYLTGSLPAFIGEMTALQYLLVGINALTGILPRELGNLNNLLALGISTNKFVGPLPEVLENMTKLEELYIDSCGLSGELPSALSKLRKLKILWASDNDFTGRIPDYIGSLSDLTELRIQGNNFDGPIPTSFSNLVNLTSLRIGDLVSGSSSLAFMSNMTSLIVLTLRNCRISDNLASVDFSKFVGLYYLDLSFNNITGKVPSVLLNLNSLIYLFLGNNSLSGSLPDTKGASLKVLDFSYNELSGKFPSWYSTERHLQVNLVWNNFMIDSSNRSILSSGLNCLQRNTPCLPASPDDSSFAVDSGGTRPIIGSDKSYYEPDDTNLGEASYYVSNSTRWGISNTGKFMEAANFSFIVYTSRQFTNTLDSVLFQTARTSSSSLRYYGIGLKNGFYNVELQFAEIFFPDNTTWTSLGTRIFDIFIQGELREKDFDIKKQTNGKSYTVVLRQYVVRVTENFMEIHLFWAGKGTCCIPRQGSYGPLISALSVSPYGGNNKVDPGPIKNSAGKSKIALVAGVVVCTIVLGLLSTGTFLWRQKRKKMEAEMGELLSVVGRPDVFSYGEIKSATNNFSQDNILGRGGYGLVYKGKLYDGRMVAVKQLSPTSHQGKREFMTEISTISTVQHRNLVKLYGCCIESKAPLLVYEFLENGSLDQTIFATGKTNMNLDWRTRFDICVGIARGLAYLHEESSTRIVHRDIKTSNVLLDGDLNPKISDFGLARHYEDNMTHLSTGVAGTLGYLAPEYAMMGHLTEKADVFAYGVVAMEIIAGRPNFDESLEDDKKYLLGWAWRLHERSQTLEMLDPKLARFDEEEVVRVINIILLCTVGLPEQRPPMSKVVSMLTEDTEMSEVDMSMWPSYVPQWQRKSGSDSFFTSSMQQSSGTESSVPSSSGNNTKSQGETFPLVLSANSISEFAEGR; encoded by the exons atgcagaggaagaggagagacgACGACGGAGAGCCTGCCAAGAGATCGATGGGAAggcgttgcggcggcggcggaggcggccatggTTGGCAGCTCGGCCTGTACTACTGCCTGGTGGTCGCGTGTTCATGTGTTGTAGCAACTCAGGCTCAGGCTCACCAGGCACCGAGAACTGATCCTGTCGAAG TGGCGGCGCTGAACGCGATTCTGGGGAGGTGGGGCACGAAGCCGCCGACGACATGGAACATCACCGGCGACCCTTGCAGCGGCATCGCCATCGACGAAACGACCGACATCGATAACAGCGAAACCATCAACCCGGGCATCAAGTGCGACTGCTCCTACGACAACACGACCGTCTGCCACATCACCAAGCT GAGGGTGTACGCGTTGGATGTTGTCGGTCCGATACCTGCAGAACTGGAGAATCTCACCTATCTAGCTAACTT GAATTTACAGCAAAATTATTTGACAGGATCTTTACCGGCATTTATTGGAGAAATGACGGCATTGCAGTATCT tTTGGTGGGAATCAATGCGTTAACTGGAATTTTACCAAGGGAGCTTGGCAATCTCAACAATCTCCTTGCGTT GGGCATTAGCACAAATAAGTTTGTCGGTCCACTTCCTGAAGTACTAGAAAACATGACCAAGCTTGAGGAACT ATATATCGATAGTTGTGGTCTAAGCGGGGAGCTACCATCAGCCTTGTCTAAACTTAGAAAACTGAAGATCTT ATGGGCATCCGACAATGATTTCACTGGGAGAATACCTGATTATATTGGGAGCTTATCAGATTTGACAGAGTT GAGGATTCAAGGAAACAATTTTGATGGTCCCATCCCTACAAGTTTTTCTAATCTCGTCAATTTGACATCTTT GCGAATAGGCGATTTAGTGAGTGGGAGTTCTTCATTGGCTTTTATGTCAAACATGACATCCTTGATTGTTCT AACACTGAGGAATTGCAGGATATCTGACAACCTTGCTTCAGTGGACTTCTCAAAATTTGTAGGACTTTATTACTT GGACTTGAGTTTTAACAACATCACTGGCAAAGTGCCTTCAGTCCTTTTGAATCTGAATTCACTCATTTACCT ATTTCTTGGAAACAACAGCCTCTCTGGGAGCTTGCCAGACACAAAGGGTGCTAGCCTTAAAGTTCT AGATTTCTCCTACAACGAGCTCTCTGGAAAGTTCCCTTCTTGGTATAGCACGGAAAGACATTTACAAGT GAATTTGGTGTGGAACAACTTCATGATAGATAGTTCAAACAGAAG TATTTTGTCATCAGGTCTAAATTGCCTACAGCGAAATACTCCATGTTTACCTGCTTCTCCAGATG ATTCCTCATTTGCAGTTGACTCCGGTGGTACTAGACCCATTATAGGCTCAGATAAATCTTATTACGAACCCGACGACACGAATTTAGGAGAGGCATCATACTATGTTTCGAACTCAACAAGATGGGGTATTAGCAACACGGGGAAATTCATGGAAGCCGCTAATTTTAGCTTCATAGTATACACTTCACGCCAGTTTACAAACACGCTTGATAGTGTACTATTCCAGACAGCCAGAACGTCATCCTCTTCATTGAGATACTATGGCATTGGACTAAAGAATGGATTTTACAACGTCGAGCTTCAATTTGCAGAGATCTTCTTTCCAGACAACACGACATGGACAAGCTTGGGAACAAGGATTTTCGACATATTTATTCAG GGAGAACTCAGAGAAAAGGATTTCGAtataaagaaacaaacaaatggAAAATCTTATACTGTTGTTTTGAGGCAGTATGTTGTTAGAGTTACAGAAAATTTCATGGAGATTCACCTTTTCTGGGCTGGAAAAGGAACTTGTTGCATTCCTAGACAGGGATCCTACGGGCCATTAATCTCAGCATTAAGTGTATCTCCTTATG GTGGCAACAATAAGGTTGATCCTGGTCCTATTAAAAACAGTGCTGGTAAAAGTAAAATAGCTTTGGTAGCTGGAGTTGTTGTCTGTACTATAGTTTTAGGCCTTTTATCCACAGGGACATTTCTTTGGAgacagaaaaggaaaaaaatggaggCGGAGATGGGAG AGCTTCTCAGTGTAGTTGGAAGGCCAGATGTCTTCAGTTATGGTGAAATAAAATCAGCTACCAACAACTTTAGCCAGGATAACATCCTAGGAAGGGGGGGCTATGGCCTTGTTTACAAG GGTAAGCTATATGATGGAAGAATGGTAGCTGTGAAGCAATTATCTCCAACATCTCATCAAGGGAAACGGGAGTTCATGACAGAAATTTCAACTATATCCACCGTTCAACACCGAAACCTCGTGAAGTTGTATGGTTGTTGCATTGAGAGCAAAGCACCACTTCTGGTCTATGAATTCCTAGAAAATGGGAGCCTTGATCAAACTATCTTTGCTACTG GCAAGACAAATATGAACCTAGATTGGAGAACCCGCTTCGACATATGCGTAGGCATCGCAAGAGGCCTAGCATATCTCCATGAGGAGTCCAGCACAAGGATAGTTCACAGGGACATCAAAACCAGCAATGTCTTGCTTGATGGTGATCTCAATCCAAAAATCTCTGACTTTGGGCTAGCTAGGCATTATGAGGACAACATGACTCACCTTAGCACAGGAGTAGCTGGCACGCT TGGTTATCTAGCACCCGAGTATGCCATGATGGGCCACTTGACAGAGAAGGCTGATGTCTTCGCTTATGGTGTTGTGGCAATGGAGATTATTGCAGGAAGGCCAAACTTTGATGAGAGCCTCGAGGATGATAAGAAGTATCTGCTTGGATGG GCTTGGCGGCTACATGAGCGAAGTCAGACTCTTGAAATGTTGGACCCTAAACTTGCAAGATTTGACGAGGAAGAGGTTGTGCGTGTCATCAACATCATTCTCCTTTGCACCGTGGGCCTGCCTGAGCAACGCCCACCGATGTCAAAAGTCGTCTCCATGCTTACTGAAGATACCGAGATGAGTGAGGTGGATATGAGTATGTGGCCTAGCTATGTGCCTCAGTGGCAGAGGAAGAGTGGAAGTGATAGTTTCTTCACGTCATCGATGCAGCAATCTTCAGGCACCGAATCTAGTGTGCCATCAAGCTCAGGAAACAACACAAAATCCCAAGGGGAAACCTTCCCACTTGTTTTGTCGGCTAATTCTATCAGTGAGTTTGCTGAGGGAAGGTGA
- the LOC4344910 gene encoding disease resistance protein RGA5-like, which produces MAETAVSASKGVIGALFEKLTKLVEDKCTNLVGMSKNIVFLKDELPTMSALLEKLEDADELDPVVKAWRNQVREMAYDIEDCIDDFVHHVGGGDVEAGFIDKVSHFLRTLRARLETAEHIKDLKIQLIEINERHKRYKFDLDDTPSSSFVAIDPRLPALYSEAANLVGIEGPREQVIKWLTDADQQIMVLPIVGFGGLGKTTLAKEVYQKIGQQFNTTEFVSVSQRPDVTRFLKGIQSKLPIRLSSEYCEVKDIIDNIRAYLQHRRYLFVVDDLWDAPTWNIIRSVFPENGMGCRIIVTTRSEDVARWVCCNHRRFIYRMEPLSDENSRWLFFNRIFGSEDGCPSQFREISAQILKKCSGLPLAIITIASLLANQPAPHKKEYWESIRNSIGTWGSGTNPTLEGMRQILHLSYKDLPRHLRTCFLYLGIYPEDFTIKKDDLIRQWLAEGFVHHFHGGSSEEVAKSYFNELINRSLIQPEETKYGEVVSCRVHDMMLDLILSRCAEDNFICVAYNLEELSGKHEFKVRRLLVDSRVGDSGDTKISGTPAPRLLQLRSLQLFGVSVSLSLLPLSKYIRVLILHLGKTGTGGNERVDVTAIGQLFQLRYLKIVSLHHALVLELPTEIRGLQYLSTLEIDCTNENSLPSDIVHLSRLSHLIVPSGIGLPDGKIGSMKSLCTLQKIEILDIKSAIGLGELTNLKDLELYSKQALSEREIDALVTSLGKLHKLISLRMSKFAECIWYDEDNRLGSLSNPPLNIERLHLGGWRLRRVPRWINGHLQNLCFLVLDVTEMSTDEVRLLGELPSLSELCLSVKRLAPCSASLVFGAGFPALECLEFFCGGDISHLCFEAGVMPNLRKIILFYIDIEWSGTAPVGIEHLLNKQLRYIQLHPVTDTAVDAERISLAFTEAIRAHTSRGGAEPYLRFARIRSGSLIE; this is translated from the exons ATGGCAGAAACCGCGGTGAGTGCATCTAAGGGTGTGATAGGTGCCCTTTTTGAGAAGCTCACTAAGCTGGTGGAGGACAAGTGCACCAATCTCGTAGGCATGTCAAAAAATATTGTGTTCCTTAAAGATGAGCTCCCAACCATGAGCGCGCTACTCGAGAAGCTAGAGGATGCAGATGAACTTGATCCAGTGGTGAAGGCTTGGAGGAACCAGGTCAGGGAGATGGCATATGATATTGAAGATTGCATCGATGACTTTGTGCACCACGTGGGAGGTGGTGATGTGGAAGCTGGCTTCATCGATAAGGTTTCTCACTTTCTCAGAACTTTGAGGGCCCGTCTTGAGACTGCCGAGCATATCAAGGATCTCAAGATTCAGCTAATAGAGATAAATGAACGGCACAAGAGGTACAAATTTGATCTAGATGACACTCCTAGTTCTAGCTTTGTGGCCATTGATCCTCGGTTGCCAGCACTGTACAGTGAAGCCGCTAATCTTGTGGGTATTGAAGGCCCAAGGGAACAGGTTATAAAGTGGTTGACAGATGCGGATCAACAAATAATGGTCCTACCAATTGTTGGCTTTGGAGGTCTGGGTAAAACTACGCTCGCCAAGGAGGTTTATCAAAAAATTGGACAGCAATTCAACACCACGGAATTTGTTTCAGTTTCCCAAAGGCCTGATGTAACAAGATTTCTCAAAGGAATACAATCAAAACTTCCGATAAGGCTGTCTTCTGAATATTGTGAAGTTAAAGACATCATTGACAACATCAGAGCATATCTACAACATAGAAG GTAcctttttgttgttgatgacttgtGGGATGCACCTACATGGAATATTATTCGGTCTGTTTTTCCAGAAAATGGCATGGGCTGTAGAATAATTGTGACCACACGATCGGAAGATGTTGCTAGATGGGTATGCTGCAATCATCGACGATTCATTTACAGAATGGAGCCCCTCAGTGATGAAAACTCAAGATGGCTATTCTTTAACAGGATATTTGGCTCGGAAGATGGTTGCCCTTCCCAATTTAGAGAAATTTCCGCTCAGATTCTGAAAAAATGTAGCGGTTTACCACTTGCAATCATTACCATTGCTAGCCTATTGGCTAATCAGCCTGCACCACACAAGAAAGAATATTGGGAGAGTATTCGTAATTCTATTGGCACCTGGGGGTCTGGCACAAATCCCACGTTGGAAGGGATGAGGCAAATTTTACACCTTAGCTACAAGGATCTTCCTCGTCATCTTAGGACATGCTTCCTATACCTTGGTATTTATCCTGAGGACTTCACCATCaagaaggatgatttgattaGACAATGGCTGGCTGAAGGCTTTGTCCATCATTTCCATGGGGGGAGTTCAGAGGAAGTTGCTAAGAGTTATTTCAATGAACTGATCAATAGAAGCTTAATTCAACCAGAAGAAACCAAATATGGGGAGGTAGTTTCTTGTAGAGTACATGATATGATGCTTGATTTGATCTTAAGTAGGTGTGCAGAGGATAATTTTATCTGCGTGGCATACAATCTAGAAGAATTGTCTGGAAAACATGAATTCAAAGTCCGTCGATTATTGGTCGACTCTAGAGTTGGTGATTCAGGAGATACCAAAATATCAGGAACACCTGCTCCTAGATTGTTGCAACTCAGATCACTTCAGCTGTTTGGAGTATCTGTATCCCTGTCTTTGTTGCCACTGTCTAAGTATATCCGAGTGTTGATATTACACTTGGGAAAAACCGGGACAGGAGGCAATGAAAGAGTTGATGTGACCGCAATTGGGCAATTATTCCAGTTGAGGTATTTGAAGATTGTAAGCCTCCATCATGCGCTCGTACTAGAGCTTCCTACTGAAATTCGAGGACTTCAATATTTGTCAACATTGGAAATAGATTGCACAAATGAGAACAGTTTGCCATCAGATATTGTTCATTTGTCCCGCTTGTCCCACCTGATTGTTCCAAGTGGTATAGGGTTACCTGATGGGAAGATAGGCAGCATGAAGTCCCTATGCACTCTCCAAAAAATTGAGATATTAGATATCAAGAGCGCCATTGGCCTTGGTGAGCTGACCAATCTAAAGGACCTTGAGCTGTACAGTAAACAGGCTCTgtcagagagagagattgatgcGCTGGTAACTTCCCTTGGAAAACTTCATAAGCTCATATCTCTGCGCATGTCTAAGTTTGCAGAATGTATCTGGTATGATGAGGATAACCGGCTCGGTTCATTGTCCAATCCTCCTCTCAATATTGAGAGACTCCACCTGGGAGGATGGAGGTTGCGTCGAGTTCCTAGATGGATCAATGGTCACCTCCAAAACCTCTGCTTCCTCGTTCTTGATGTTACAGAGATGTCAACTGATGAGGTTCGGCTCCTTGGAGAGCTACCTTCACTCAGTGAACTCTGCCTGAGCGTGAAGCGTTTGGCTCCATGCAGCGCATCCCTCGTATTCGGTGCAGGGTTCCCAGCATTGGAGTGTCTTGAATTCTTTTGCGGTGGAGATATATCACACCTGTGCTTTGAGGCAGGGGTTATGCCCAATCTCAGAAAGATCATTCTGTTTTACATAGATATTGAATGGAGCGGCACCGCACCAGTTGGCATTGAGCACCTACTGAACAAACAACTCCGATACATCCAATTACATCCGGTTACTGACACAGCAGTGGATGCCGAGCGTATCAGCCTCGCATTCACAGAAGCTATAAGAGCACATACAAGCCGTGGTGGTGCTGAACCTTACCTGCGCTTCGCCCGGATCCGAAGTGGTAGCCTCATAG AATGA